ATTATCTCGTTGCCCCCCTCGGTCTTGATGGCAAGGGCGTTGTATATCTTCGGGAGTTTTCCCGGCGGGAACTCCACGTCTATCACCGGGCCTATGATCTGCTTGATCCTGCCGGCTGTCTTGGCGGCTGTCGTCATTACTTTATAATCCTCCCGATCCTCTTAGGCTTCGTTATACGTTAACTTATGGCGTCCGCGCCGCTAACCACCTCGATGATCTCCTTGGTGATGGCCGCCTGGCGCGCCCGGTTGTATGACAATGTCAGGCTGCCGATCATGTCCTTGGCGTTCTTCGTGGCGGCGTCCATCGCCGTCATCCTCGCGCCGTTCTCGGACGCGGCGGACTCCAGCAGCGACTGGAACACCTGGCTTTCCACATACCTCTTTATCACTTCGCCAAGCACCGCGTCCGCCGATGGCTCATATTCATAGTCCACCTGCGTCGCATGCTCGTCCACTTTCGGCGCGGTCACCGGAAGCAGCGACACCGTCCTGGCCTCCTGCACCACCACGTTGCGGAACTTGTTATAGATCATGTACACCTGGTCCACGCTCTCGTCGGCGAACCTCTCCATCGCCTGCGCGGCGATAGACCCGGCAAGGTCGTAGCCAAGTTTCTTCCCGTAGTCCAGATATACCTGGACTATGTTCATTTTCCGGCGGCGAAAGAAGTCCACCCCCTTTTTGCCCACGAGAATGAGGGAAATCTCCTTCCCCGCATTCTCTCCGATCACTTTTAGGGCCATCTTGAGGATGTTGCTGTTGAACGGGCCGCAAAGCCCCTTGTCCCCGGCCATGACGATGACCAGGACTTTCTTCACTTCCCTGCGGCGGAGCAACGGATGCGCCTCTTTATTGGCGCGCTGGGCAAGCCCCTCCATCACCTCCGCCACCTTGTCGGAGAACGGACGCGACGCGATCACCGATTCCTGCGCCCGGCGCAGCTTCGCCGCCGCCACAAGCTTCATGGCCTTGGTGATCTGCTGCGTATTCTTGACGGAGCCGATCCGCCTCTTGATATCTTTTAGATTCGCCATCTGATCTAAACCGCCTTATTTCTCAAACCGCCCTTTGAACTCGGCTATAGCCTTCTTCAAGTCCTCTTCGAGCGCCGGGGTGATCTGTTTCTCTTTAAGCACTCCCTCTCCGATCTGCGGATACTTCGAATCGCAGAACGCCAGGAACTCCTCCTCGAACCGCGCCAGCGATGGGATCGGCAGGTCGTCCAGATGGCCGTTGACGCCGCAGTACAGGATGACCACCTGCTTCTGCACAGACATCGGCTTGTACTGCCCCTGCTTCAATATTTCCACCATCCGCGCGCCGCGGTTGAGCTGTTTCTGCGTGTTCTCGTCCAGGTCTGACCCGAACGCGGCGAACGC
This genomic window from Nitrospinota bacterium contains:
- the atpG gene encoding ATP synthase F1 subunit gamma gives rise to the protein MANLKDIKRRIGSVKNTQQITKAMKLVAAAKLRRAQESVIASRPFSDKVAEVMEGLAQRANKEAHPLLRRREVKKVLVIVMAGDKGLCGPFNSNILKMALKVIGENAGKEISLILVGKKGVDFFRRRKMNIVQVYLDYGKKLGYDLAGSIAAQAMERFADESVDQVYMIYNKFRNVVVQEARTVSLLPVTAPKVDEHATQVDYEYEPSADAVLGEVIKRYVESQVFQSLLESAASENGARMTAMDAATKNAKDMIGSLTLSYNRARQAAITKEIIEVVSGADAIS